In the Paraflavitalea devenefica genome, one interval contains:
- a CDS encoding SusD/RagB family nutrient-binding outer membrane lipoprotein, with the protein MCNRILYFIILCCGVFLASCTKNFEEINTDPIRPTTITPGVLLGQMQYRFVNTSIARAKGFTHELMQVTAPRESTSGGAHRYVITGETGSSLWDGFYSRMTDLEDLYTISTTLKEDNYKAIALIYKAWSYSILTDGFGDIPFSQTARAKEGIVTPAFDSQKDIYVTLLEYLDTANNLLNTSKALTYSGDIVYNANPSPGTGGAGVLKWKKFCNSLKLRLLLRISKRNGEIDVNGQINTILSDAAKYPVFTATTDDAILRYPGTNPYYNPYYNERDLGWRQNDYYTLFFMNKMNTDDDPRRGVWATTVKVNGVDTYTGIESGYPSTTVYVTDKNSSYKDALKTSPLLGVMMTCAELEFIKAELALKGFATGNTAKKHYENGITASMAQWGAVMPAGYLQQPGVVYNEAGSTESQLEQIMLQKYYAYYFVDCQAWFEKRRTGYPILPRGSGIPAENQFPSRFLYPGYLQSLNPDNLQKAIQALGGKDISTVKGWWEK; encoded by the coding sequence ATGTGTAACCGTATACTATACTTTATCATTTTGTGCTGTGGGGTTTTCCTGGCTTCCTGCACCAAAAACTTTGAGGAGATCAATACCGATCCCATACGTCCTACCACCATTACACCCGGCGTTTTGCTGGGACAAATGCAGTACCGTTTTGTGAATACCAGTATTGCGAGGGCTAAAGGCTTTACGCATGAACTGATGCAGGTAACCGCCCCGCGTGAAAGCACCAGTGGCGGCGCTCACCGTTACGTGATAACCGGGGAAACCGGCAGCAGCTTATGGGATGGATTTTATTCGAGGATGACCGACCTGGAAGACCTGTATACTATATCCACTACGCTGAAAGAAGATAACTACAAAGCTATTGCGCTGATCTATAAGGCCTGGTCTTATTCCATACTTACAGATGGTTTTGGTGATATCCCTTTTTCACAAACGGCGCGGGCAAAAGAGGGCATTGTAACACCTGCGTTTGACAGTCAGAAGGACATTTATGTAACGCTGCTGGAATACCTCGATACTGCCAATAACCTGCTCAATACTTCCAAAGCGCTGACCTATTCCGGGGATATTGTGTACAATGCGAACCCAAGTCCGGGAACAGGTGGTGCGGGAGTACTTAAATGGAAGAAGTTCTGTAACTCTTTAAAGCTGCGTTTATTGCTGCGTATCTCAAAGCGTAACGGGGAAATAGATGTGAACGGACAGATCAATACCATTTTAAGTGATGCGGCTAAATACCCGGTGTTCACTGCTACCACAGATGACGCTATTCTTCGTTATCCCGGCACCAATCCTTATTATAACCCGTATTATAATGAAAGAGACCTGGGCTGGCGGCAAAATGATTATTACACCTTGTTCTTCATGAATAAAATGAATACCGACGACGACCCCCGGCGGGGAGTGTGGGCCACCACCGTAAAAGTAAATGGGGTGGATACCTATACCGGTATTGAAAGCGGCTACCCAAGTACCACCGTATACGTAACCGATAAAAATTCCAGTTATAAAGATGCTTTAAAAACTTCTCCGCTGCTGGGGGTGATGATGACCTGCGCCGAACTGGAATTTATCAAAGCAGAACTGGCTCTGAAGGGCTTTGCTACCGGTAATACAGCAAAGAAGCATTATGAGAACGGCATCACTGCTTCTATGGCGCAGTGGGGAGCTGTAATGCCTGCCGGCTATCTGCAACAACCAGGCGTTGTATACAACGAGGCAGGAAGCACGGAAAGCCAGTTGGAACAGATCATGCTGCAGAAATATTATGCGTATTATTTTGTTGACTGCCAGGCATGGTTTGAAAAAAGGAGAACAGGTTATCCTATACTGCCAAGAGGCAGTGGTATTCCTGCAGAAAACCAGTTCCCTTCCCGCTTCCTCTATCCCGGTTACCTGCAGTCACTAAACCCCGATAACCTGCAGAAGGCCATACAGGCTCTCGGTGGAAAAGATATAAGCACGGTAAAAGGATGGTGGGAGAAATAA
- a CDS encoding YncE family protein gives MRLIIKLVFLFLPCYVFSQTVINVQQFPVKEAKQAVAVDKDHFYVINNSTITKHRKATGEQIAVWDGTKDSVKHLNSGVVIKGKLYCANSNYPQSPMAGSIEIFDVATMQHTGNHSFGIGYGSVTWIDEHDGHWWVAFAHYTGRGAAEGKDNRWSCLVQFTKSWQMVQSWIYPAGIIEKFGTKSNSGGVWGKDGLLYITGHDNPELYVMQLPEMGYTLKHIKTIPVPVYGQGIALDPSAKRNPVFYGLSRGNNTVIKFELQ, from the coding sequence ATGCGATTGATCATTAAACTTGTTTTCCTGTTCTTACCCTGTTATGTGTTTAGTCAAACAGTGATTAATGTACAGCAGTTTCCTGTAAAGGAGGCCAAGCAGGCCGTGGCAGTAGATAAAGATCATTTCTATGTGATCAATAACAGCACCATTACCAAACACCGGAAAGCGACCGGTGAACAAATAGCTGTCTGGGATGGCACAAAGGATAGTGTGAAGCACCTCAACAGTGGCGTTGTGATAAAAGGAAAGCTGTATTGCGCCAATTCCAACTATCCTCAATCGCCCATGGCCGGTTCCATAGAAATATTTGATGTGGCTACTATGCAGCATACCGGTAATCATAGCTTTGGTATTGGCTATGGTTCTGTAACCTGGATAGATGAACATGACGGGCATTGGTGGGTAGCATTTGCCCATTATACCGGCCGTGGCGCTGCAGAGGGAAAAGACAACCGCTGGAGTTGTCTGGTGCAGTTTACCAAAAGCTGGCAGATGGTGCAATCCTGGATCTATCCTGCCGGCATCATAGAAAAATTTGGTACCAAAAGCAATTCAGGCGGCGTATGGGGTAAAGACGGTTTATTGTACATCACCGGGCATGATAACCCTGAATTGTATGTGATGCAGCTACCGGAGATGGGTTATACCCTTAAACATATAAAAACAATACCTGTTCCCGTGTATGGCCAGGGCATTGCGTTAGACCCTTCCGCGAAAAGGAATCCTGTATTTTACGGGCTTAGCAGGGGCAATAACACCGTTATTAAATTTGAGCTGCAATGA
- a CDS encoding GlxA family transcriptional regulator, with the protein MKHLSILVPEGAMLGAVEGPHKLFTEVNGILANMGREPLFKVQLVGLTPATKLNNGLFTVHPELTIREDFKTDLIIVPAVAGNLEKAVAINQDFIPWIQYQYKMGAEVASLCLGAFLLASTGLLKGKKCATHWLSANDFRRMFPEVDLVIDKIITDEQGIYSSGGAYSYLNLVLYIIEKYAGRDVAILCSKVFGIEIDRGTQSPFIMFNGQKEHEDEPIKQAQVFIEKNFQEKITVEQLAGMFAMGRRNLERRFKKATSNTVVEYIQRVKIEAAKLSLESSRENVNEVMYKVGYSDTKAFRTTFKKLTGLSPVQYRNKYNRPVTA; encoded by the coding sequence ATGAAACATTTATCCATACTGGTCCCGGAAGGCGCCATGCTGGGCGCCGTTGAAGGACCGCATAAGCTGTTTACAGAGGTGAACGGTATATTGGCCAATATGGGCAGGGAACCCCTGTTCAAGGTACAACTGGTGGGCCTTACGCCGGCTACCAAACTGAATAACGGGTTATTCACCGTACATCCGGAACTGACGATCAGGGAGGATTTTAAAACAGACCTGATCATTGTGCCGGCTGTAGCGGGCAACCTGGAAAAAGCAGTGGCCATCAACCAGGATTTCATTCCCTGGATCCAATACCAGTACAAGATGGGCGCAGAAGTAGCAAGCCTTTGCCTGGGCGCTTTCCTGCTGGCTTCTACCGGCCTGCTGAAAGGAAAGAAATGCGCTACCCATTGGCTGAGCGCGAATGATTTCCGGAGAATGTTCCCCGAAGTAGATCTGGTGATCGATAAGATCATTACCGATGAGCAGGGCATTTATTCCAGTGGCGGCGCTTATTCTTACCTCAACCTGGTATTGTACATTATTGAAAAATATGCAGGTCGTGATGTGGCCATCCTGTGCTCCAAAGTATTCGGGATAGAAATTGACCGGGGCACACAGTCACCCTTCATCATGTTCAACGGACAGAAAGAACACGAAGATGAGCCAATCAAACAGGCACAGGTATTTATTGAAAAGAACTTCCAGGAAAAGATCACGGTGGAACAACTGGCCGGGATGTTTGCCATGGGACGCCGGAACCTGGAGCGCCGCTTCAAGAAAGCCACTTCCAATACAGTCGTAGAATATATACAGCGCGTAAAGATCGAAGCCGCCAAACTCAGCCTGGAATCCTCCCGCGAGAATGTGAATGAAGTGATGTACAAAGTAGGTTATTCAGATACCAAGGCATTCCGTACTACTTTTAAAAAGCTCACGGGGTTATCGCCGGTGCAGTACAGGAATAAGTACAATCGTCCCGTTACAGCGTGA
- a CDS encoding SusC/RagA family TonB-linked outer membrane protein translates to MLNHAFFHLLLRAGICCMVFLLTVFQKGIAQERFSDLTQKVNFTAPVADVAMLMESLQSQTDYVFSFEKPVMSAVKLSNVRFEHTPLREVLLWLQDKHRLSFLVSGKNIAVKKLAAAGKKENMAAGERTIHGTLKDNQSGEGVPGAVISTGNKMTLTDSTGAFSVLLPDGKASLQISSVGYITKSIPAAEITNPLHITLKRDQAQLENVVVTALGIRREERSLGYAAQTVGEKTVKDAKTNNWANALTGKVAGLNIMGTGSGPMGSSRITLRGESSLNLDNNQALIVIDGVPISSKITGTGFSSHLSADNPVDYGSNVSDINPDDIEKITVLKGPGATALYGSRAAGGAIIITTKSGGRDKGLGITYNLNVSIDDVNRWPDYQYEYGEGRVDTYYSYGDSPDGANTSTSAGGGRSWGPKYNGQLYFQYNPNAPDGKPTERTPWVPYKDSRKGYFRVGHTISNSIAIEGAGDKGSMRLSVTHLKNEWIIPNTGYERINAALSVMQKVTDKLKINAKVNYAHKQSDNLPAAGYNNQTLMYFLIIGTTTNVKPEWFKPYWMPGLEQVQQRRPFYAGPDNPYLGMYEMLNKMKKNSVTGNISATYEFSPKLELMVRSGIDMGMELRSQQRPFSMTKYPRGMFRTQDVFSYEVNTDALLTWRDQLTHKIKYSVSAGANAMRQSYDFDGMYADQLSQPGVYQISNSLDPAVADPQRSRKAINSLYGLGQISYDEKIFVDVTGRNDWSSTLPYSNNSFFYPSVSTSFVLDQLFTLPAAVSFAKLRLSWAQVGNDTRPYQTSKYYNGIYGNSFTNPSVLYNANLKPEITTSYEAGIDLRLFRNRLGLDVAVYTNNSRNQIIAIPLDQTSGYYSKMVNAGLINSRGVEVKLTGKPVEGRRFNWTSTLTWSLNRSYVKELADGITSQVIYAHGSDVTIEARVGGRMGDLYGKGFQRSPEGKIIYTSTGVPATLDPVARKWGNAFADWKAGWLNEFTIKNFRISLLVDGQKGGDMFSQTNHKNNEFGNTKVTLPGRDGGIVGDGVVLGADGKYQPNTVKVNARAYYENVYARSNAEMNIFDASFLKIREARIEYNLPPKLLSKIRFKQTTIAVYGRELFNFTKFPAFDPEGGNLNSGTLTPGVELAQFPSTRNMGINLTFKF, encoded by the coding sequence ATGCTGAATCATGCATTCTTCCATCTCCTGTTACGCGCAGGCATTTGCTGTATGGTATTCCTGCTGACCGTTTTTCAAAAAGGCATTGCCCAGGAGCGCTTCAGCGACCTGACCCAAAAGGTCAATTTTACAGCGCCGGTTGCCGATGTGGCCATGCTGATGGAATCGTTACAAAGTCAGACGGATTATGTTTTTTCTTTTGAGAAGCCGGTTATGTCGGCAGTAAAACTTTCCAATGTCCGTTTTGAGCATACACCGCTGCGGGAAGTGCTGTTGTGGTTGCAGGATAAACATCGTTTGTCTTTCCTGGTGTCCGGAAAAAACATTGCTGTTAAAAAACTGGCTGCTGCAGGAAAAAAAGAAAACATGGCCGCGGGTGAACGTACCATCCATGGTACCCTTAAAGATAATCAAAGCGGGGAAGGTGTGCCCGGCGCGGTGATCAGTACAGGCAATAAAATGACGCTTACTGATTCTACAGGTGCTTTCTCTGTCCTGTTACCCGATGGTAAAGCTTCCCTGCAGATCAGCTCAGTAGGGTATATCACAAAGTCAATACCCGCTGCTGAGATCACCAATCCTTTGCACATCACCTTAAAAAGAGACCAGGCTCAACTGGAGAATGTAGTGGTAACAGCGCTGGGCATTCGCCGGGAAGAACGGTCACTGGGCTATGCTGCCCAAACGGTGGGAGAGAAAACGGTAAAAGATGCAAAGACCAACAACTGGGCAAATGCCCTCACAGGAAAAGTAGCCGGGTTGAACATTATGGGAACCGGATCGGGACCCATGGGTTCTTCAAGGATCACCCTGCGGGGCGAATCGTCGCTAAACCTCGACAATAACCAGGCATTGATCGTGATAGATGGCGTACCCATCAGCAGCAAAATTACCGGTACGGGTTTCAGCTCACACCTGTCGGCCGATAACCCGGTAGATTATGGTTCCAATGTATCGGACATTAACCCGGATGATATCGAAAAGATAACGGTGCTGAAAGGGCCGGGAGCTACAGCGCTGTATGGCAGCCGTGCTGCCGGCGGGGCTATTATCATCACTACTAAATCGGGCGGTCGTGATAAAGGATTGGGTATTACCTATAACCTGAATGTAAGCATAGATGATGTGAACCGCTGGCCCGATTATCAATATGAATATGGAGAAGGACGTGTAGATACTTATTATTCCTATGGCGATAGTCCGGATGGCGCCAATACCAGTACTTCGGCAGGAGGGGGCCGTTCCTGGGGTCCTAAATACAATGGACAACTATATTTTCAATACAATCCCAATGCACCTGATGGCAAACCTACCGAACGTACGCCCTGGGTGCCTTATAAAGATTCGCGCAAAGGCTATTTCCGGGTGGGCCATACCATTTCAAACAGTATAGCCATTGAAGGTGCCGGTGATAAAGGCAGTATGCGTTTATCGGTTACCCACTTAAAAAATGAATGGATCATTCCCAATACCGGTTATGAAAGGATCAATGCTGCTTTGTCGGTCATGCAAAAAGTGACGGATAAGCTGAAGATCAATGCCAAGGTAAATTATGCCCACAAGCAAAGTGATAACCTGCCGGCGGCGGGCTATAATAACCAAACGCTGATGTACTTCCTCATCATTGGTACTACTACTAATGTAAAACCTGAATGGTTCAAGCCTTACTGGATGCCGGGCCTGGAACAGGTGCAACAGCGCCGGCCTTTTTATGCTGGCCCCGATAATCCTTACCTCGGTATGTATGAGATGCTGAATAAGATGAAGAAGAACAGTGTAACCGGTAATATCTCTGCTACCTATGAATTCTCTCCCAAACTGGAGCTGATGGTACGATCGGGCATTGATATGGGTATGGAACTGCGTTCCCAGCAACGTCCGTTCAGCATGACCAAATACCCGCGGGGCATGTTCCGTACACAGGATGTATTCAGCTATGAAGTAAATACAGATGCGTTGCTTACCTGGCGCGACCAGCTTACCCATAAGATCAAGTACAGTGTTTCAGCAGGCGCCAATGCCATGCGCCAGTCTTATGATTTTGACGGTATGTACGCCGATCAGTTATCGCAACCCGGCGTATACCAGATATCCAACAGCCTTGATCCTGCCGTGGCCGATCCACAGCGCAGCAGGAAAGCGATCAACAGCCTGTATGGCCTGGGGCAAATTTCCTATGACGAAAAGATCTTTGTGGATGTTACCGGCCGTAACGACTGGTCAAGCACCCTGCCTTATTCCAACAATTCTTTCTTTTATCCTTCTGTGAGCACCAGCTTTGTGCTGGACCAACTGTTTACGCTTCCGGCGGCGGTTTCCTTTGCCAAGCTGCGCTTGTCCTGGGCGCAGGTGGGCAATGATACCAGGCCTTATCAAACCAGTAAATACTATAATGGCATTTATGGCAATAGCTTTACCAATCCGTCCGTACTCTATAACGCCAACCTGAAACCAGAGATCACCACCAGCTATGAGGCAGGCATTGATCTTCGTTTATTCAGGAACCGGCTGGGTCTTGATGTGGCAGTGTACACCAATAACAGCCGTAACCAGATCATTGCCATACCACTGGACCAGACTTCGGGGTATTACAGTAAAATGGTGAATGCCGGGTTGATCAATAGCCGCGGTGTGGAGGTGAAGCTCACCGGTAAGCCTGTTGAAGGGCGGCGATTTAACTGGACTTCTACACTCACCTGGTCCTTGAACCGCAGTTACGTAAAAGAACTGGCCGACGGCATCACCAGCCAGGTTATTTATGCGCATGGTTCTGATGTTACCATCGAAGCAAGGGTAGGAGGACGTATGGGCGATCTGTATGGTAAAGGATTTCAACGTTCACCGGAAGGAAAGATCATCTATACTTCTACCGGTGTTCCTGCTACATTGGACCCTGTGGCCAGAAAGTGGGGCAATGCCTTTGCCGACTGGAAGGCTGGTTGGCTGAATGAATTTACCATTAAAAATTTCAGAATAAGCCTCCTGGTGGATGGACAGAAAGGTGGTGATATGTTTTCACAGACCAACCACAAGAACAACGAGTTTGGCAATACCAAAGTCACCTTGCCTGGCCGTGATGGCGGTATTGTGGGCGATGGGGTGGTATTGGGCGCTGATGGAAAATATCAGCCCAATACGGTGAAGGTGAATGCAAGGGCCTATTATGAGAACGTATATGCGAGAAGCAATGCAGAGATGAATATTTTCGATGCCTCCTTCCTCAAGATCAGGGAAGCACGTATTGAATACAACCTGCCCCCAAAATTATTGAGTAAAATAAGGTTTAAACAAACCACCATTGCGGTGTACGGAAGGGAGCTGTTCAACTTCACCAAATTCCCGGCCTTTGATCCGGAAGGTGGCAACCTCAATAGCGGTACCCTTACGCCCGGTGTAGAACTGGCGCAGTTCCCTTCTACCAGGAATATGGGTATCAATCTTACATTCAAATTCTAA
- a CDS encoding FecR family protein yields the protein MSCYTGMLEKELLRRYLDGQCTEEEKLLVRKYLAGNDNNLPGMDALLHDSWQQSNNAIVPEEETMKHLQKLRDQLYPDVNGVVPMRRRSLRYLYYAAAVMVAAIVIPLFLWRSPKPEQVVAVAVWDSVSNAGSTSIHITLPDSSTAWISPNSTLRWNMHNHGRRIVQLEGEAFFDVTHHRDAPFIVQTGNINTRVLGTAFNIESYRHEPAVRVSLVRGKVAIEKQWAGPDHIQTIETLQPGEMLSYRKADSTTRKETLIITDIRQWTGGYLVLNDVPLPDALRRIAARNHVSFIYDDKISNSRKRVSTVFKNETTGQMLDIIGFITGCQHRKKGNDQIEIY from the coding sequence GTGTCGTGTTATACAGGTATGCTGGAAAAAGAATTACTGCGCAGGTACCTGGATGGTCAATGCACCGAAGAAGAAAAATTATTGGTGAGGAAATACCTGGCCGGTAATGACAATAACCTTCCCGGCATGGATGCATTGCTGCATGACTCCTGGCAGCAAAGCAATAATGCCATTGTGCCGGAAGAGGAAACCATGAAGCACTTGCAAAAGTTGCGGGACCAATTGTACCCGGATGTAAACGGTGTAGTACCTATGCGCCGGCGTTCCCTCCGGTACCTCTATTATGCTGCTGCAGTAATGGTGGCAGCCATCGTAATACCCCTCTTTTTGTGGCGTTCTCCCAAGCCGGAGCAGGTTGTGGCTGTTGCCGTATGGGATTCTGTGTCCAATGCCGGAAGTACTTCCATACATATCACATTGCCCGATAGTTCAACCGCGTGGATAAGCCCCAACAGTACCCTGCGCTGGAATATGCATAATCATGGCCGGCGTATAGTGCAGTTGGAAGGAGAAGCTTTCTTCGATGTGACCCATCATCGGGATGCACCTTTTATAGTACAAACCGGTAATATCAACACAAGGGTATTGGGCACTGCCTTCAATATTGAATCCTACCGGCATGAACCGGCAGTGCGGGTGTCGCTGGTGCGGGGAAAAGTGGCTATAGAAAAGCAATGGGCAGGACCGGATCATATACAGACCATCGAAACATTGCAACCTGGTGAAATGCTGAGTTACCGGAAGGCCGATAGTACTACCCGTAAAGAGACCCTGATCATTACTGATATCCGGCAGTGGACCGGTGGATACCTTGTACTGAACGATGTGCCGCTGCCGGATGCACTCCGGCGTATTGCGGCGAGAAATCATGTTTCCTTTATTTATGACGATAAGATCAGCAACAGCCGCAAGCGGGTAAGCACCGTATTTAAGAATGAAACTACCGGACAAATGCTGGATATTATCGGGTTTATCACCGGCTGTCAACACAGGAAAAAAGGAAACGACCAGATAGAAATATATTAA
- a CDS encoding MFS transporter, with translation MINTEQETTAAATAPPKATRKEWMGLAVIALPCVLYSMDLTVLNLAVPQLSASLKPSSTQLLWIMDIYGFLVAGFLITMGTLGDRIGRRKLLMIGAAAFGVASILAAFANTAGMLIAARAILGIAGATLAPSTLSLIRNMFLDPGQRTMAIGVWAASYSAGGAIGPLIGGLMLEHFWWGSVFLLAIPVMILLLTLGPVLLPEFKDPQAGRLDFFSAVLSLTAVLCIIYGLKQIAAEGVGWVPVIFIVAGIGIGILFLQRQAKLADPLIDVRLFKIPAFSASLMIYGMGCFVMFGSFFFTFQYLQLVLGLSPIKAGLWSLPSFAGFIVGSMAGPFFLRYLTPGKFMASALVLAAIGFVILTQVTADTGIGLLIVGLLCSSLGFAPVVTMATDLIIGAAPPERAGAAGAISETSAEFGGALGMAVLGSVGTAVYRSKMNITVPDGIPAGAAEAAKQTLGSAVVEAGQLTGPSGDALLNAAHDAFVAGLQIAAGSSVVIITGLVILAFFKLGRVQPATHSA, from the coding sequence ATGATAAACACTGAGCAGGAAACAACGGCGGCTGCAACGGCGCCACCAAAAGCTACCCGTAAAGAATGGATGGGACTGGCTGTTATAGCCCTTCCCTGCGTACTGTATTCCATGGACCTTACGGTGCTGAACCTCGCCGTGCCGCAATTGAGCGCCAGCCTTAAACCCTCCAGCACACAACTCTTGTGGATCATGGATATTTATGGATTCCTGGTAGCAGGTTTCCTCATCACCATGGGCACCCTGGGCGACCGGATCGGGCGGCGTAAACTGTTGATGATAGGTGCTGCTGCATTTGGGGTGGCTTCCATATTGGCGGCGTTCGCTAATACCGCCGGTATGCTCATTGCCGCCCGCGCTATTTTGGGTATTGCCGGCGCCACACTCGCGCCGTCTACACTATCCCTCATCCGCAATATGTTCCTGGACCCTGGTCAGCGTACCATGGCCATCGGTGTATGGGCTGCCAGTTATTCAGCCGGTGGCGCTATTGGTCCGCTGATAGGCGGATTGATGCTGGAACATTTCTGGTGGGGTTCTGTATTCCTGCTGGCTATTCCTGTTATGATCCTGCTGCTCACCCTGGGGCCTGTTCTGTTGCCTGAGTTCAAAGATCCCCAGGCCGGCCGGTTGGATTTCTTTAGCGCCGTGCTATCGCTTACCGCTGTATTGTGCATCATCTATGGACTTAAGCAAATTGCTGCCGAAGGTGTTGGCTGGGTGCCGGTAATCTTTATCGTGGCGGGCATAGGCATAGGTATCCTTTTCCTGCAAAGGCAGGCAAAGCTGGCCGATCCGCTCATAGATGTCCGCTTGTTTAAAATACCAGCTTTTAGCGCTTCCTTAATGATCTACGGAATGGGATGCTTTGTGATGTTTGGTTCTTTCTTCTTTACCTTTCAATACCTGCAACTGGTGCTGGGATTATCACCCATTAAGGCGGGCCTCTGGTCATTGCCTTCTTTTGCCGGCTTTATAGTTGGCTCCATGGCGGGGCCTTTCTTTCTCCGTTATCTTACGCCAGGGAAATTCATGGCCAGCGCACTGGTGCTGGCAGCGATTGGTTTTGTTATCCTTACCCAGGTAACGGCTGATACAGGTATTGGCCTGCTGATCGTGGGATTGCTTTGTTCTTCGCTCGGCTTTGCACCGGTGGTTACCATGGCTACCGATCTCATCATTGGGGCGGCGCCACCAGAACGTGCAGGAGCGGCTGGGGCCATCTCAGAAACAAGTGCTGAATTTGGCGGCGCTTTGGGAATGGCCGTCCTGGGTAGTGTGGGTACAGCCGTTTACCGCAGTAAAATGAATATAACCGTTCCCGATGGTATACCAGCCGGGGCGGCGGAGGCGGCCAAACAAACCCTGGGTAGTGCAGTGGTGGAAGCAGGCCAGTTGACAGGGCCTTCAGGCGATGCATTGCTCAACGCAGCACACGATGCCTTTGTGGCCGGACTGCAAATAGCGGCCGGCAGCAGTGTGGTTATTATCACCGGGCTGGTGATCCTTGCGTTCTTTAAACTTGGCCGTGTACAACCCGCCACACATTCCGCATAA